The window AAGATTGAGAGAGATGATTTACTAAAAAGTAAGACAACAAGCGATTTTGATTCTATTGGTTATTCTATTACATCGAAGAGAGAGATTAAAAGTCTTGATATTAATAAATCTAAGCACTCTGTTGTTGTTGGTGCAAGTGGTTCTGGAAAGTCAGTTCTTCTTGATGCTCTTATGAATGATGATATGAGACAAGGAAAACCTGTTATTTATCTTGATCCTAAAGGAGATAATGAGTCATTAGAAAGATTTATTGACCTTTGTAGAATGAATAAGAGGGAGTATTTAATATTCTCTGAGTATTACGATAAAGATAATAAGCTAAGTCTTAACCCAGTGTTGGATGGAAGCATTAATCATATCGCAGATCGTATTTTTAGAAGCTTTACATGGAGTGAGGAGTTCTATGCAAACAAATCTCAGCAAGCTCTAAAGATCTCAGTCAAATTTCTAAAGGACAAGAAATCCCCAGTAACGCTTAAAAGTATTTATGAAATGATCTTAGAATTATCTGAGAAGAAGGTGAATGGAAAGTTAATTCTTAATAGAGCTGAGATAGAGGGGTTAATAACTAAGCTCGATAATATTGTCAATTCAGACTTTGGGGAGATCTTAGGAGGAGATAGCGCCTATAGTTTTAATCAATTAAGAGAAGAGGGGAAATGTGTCTACATCGGTCTTTCTGTTCTTGGCTACGCTGAAACTGCTAGGGCCATAGGAAAGATTATCTTAGGGGATATTAACTATAGTGTTTATAACACATATAGAAATATATCCCATGCCTCTAAGAATATCTTGAAGCCTCTAGGTCTCTATATAGATGAGCTTTCAGCAGTTATTACAGATGAGTTCGTTGAAATTCTTAATAAGTGTAGGGGGGCCAAGATAGAAATAACTTCAGCATTTCAGACATCTAGCGATATTAATAAAGTTAACCCAGACCTTTGCCAACAGGTTTTTGAAAACTCTTTAAACTGGTATGTAATGAAGCAAAGAATGCAGGAAGCAGCGGAAGATATTTCCAATTCAATTGGAACTATGGAGTCAACTAAGAAGACTGTAAGAATTGAAGACGGTCAAGAGTTAGACCTTGGATCACAAAGAAAAGTCGAAGAATTGATTGTTCATCCAAATATCATCAAGAATCTAAATGTAGGACAGTGTATTCTCTTGCGTCAGCAACCAACAAGAATTGATCTTATAAATGTTAAGTATATTGATCAGGACACAATTAATAAGAATATTAAGTTCTATGAATATAATAACTGGATTAACGAAAGAATCTTTCAAGAGAAAATTAATGAACCAGTAAGTGACGAAGAAAAGGGGCCTTTGAATGACTAGTTTTCACCTTGTAGATGGTTATATTGATATTCTTAGTGAAGTTGGTAGATGGAAGATCATTCCCATGAGAGGGCTTTATGAACTCAATAGCTTTGGGATTCAATATGCAACATTTTGTAGAAAAATAAAGAAACTTGAATCAGAAGGACTTGTTAGAAGTATTTTAGGAAATAATAAAAGAAAATTTATAACACTTACTAATAAAGGAACTGAGATTTGTCCTTATGGAGTGAGCTTTGACGATCTAGAAGACAGCTTGAATCATGATCTGATTGCTACAAATATTGTTACTAAGTTGATCGAGTATAAGAATTTTAAAACTGGTCAAGTACAATGTTTCGGACGCGGGTTAGATGTTGAGCCCGATGGATTAATTTTTGGTCAAAAGAATGGAAGAGAATATTCATTGGCCATAGAAGTTGAGCTACATCAGAAAAGCAAGTCGAGAGTTTCGGATAAGCTTATCAAGTATGCGAATAGTGTCTATTATTCTTACGTTATTTATATCCTTAATAAGGAATCAACCTATAGAGCTTATAAAATGATTCTAGAAAGTATGAATGATGAAGTAAGAAGAAAGGTCATTTTACTCTTTGATATTAATCTAACACCAACAAGATTTAACTTCAAAGATGCTCAGTGTCTGTTTCAAGGTAAGAACGTGAGCTTTGAGGATATCTTCGGTGAGTAGGGTTATAAGAAGTAAGGTGAATTGTTACTTGAAGTTACACCCACCTTCGCCCCATATACATTTTTCTAAGCTAATCAAATAGTTATCTGACGCGATTTTTGACCACCCCCTCTCCACGAGTTACGAGGATGTGGTCAATAATAGCTAATAACAATTGATTGTTAGAAATAATAATGGGGCGAAGGTGGGAATTAAATTAAAAGTGGGAGAATAATAAAAATGGTGGAAGAGAAAAAAGAGATAGAAGAGAGTCAGAAGAAGAAAAGAGGTAGAAGGCCTAAAAATGTGAAGATTGAGTATGTTTTAAATAAAGAGCAGACGAAGTTTTTTGTTGATTTAAGTAAGAATAAGAATGAACTGAAACTTGTCCAAGATATATTAATAAAGGTTAATGATAAGCATCA is drawn from Halobacteriovorax sp. JY17 and contains these coding sequences:
- a CDS encoding DUF87 domain-containing protein; amino-acid sequence: MIKGKEKSVGLGDFMLPVVDLLSIVITKGIELLSKGVILVFEKYILKNRVPDIEKIERDDLLKSKTTSDFDSIGYSITSKREIKSLDINKSKHSVVVGASGSGKSVLLDALMNDDMRQGKPVIYLDPKGDNESLERFIDLCRMNKREYLIFSEYYDKDNKLSLNPVLDGSINHIADRIFRSFTWSEEFYANKSQQALKISVKFLKDKKSPVTLKSIYEMILELSEKKVNGKLILNRAEIEGLITKLDNIVNSDFGEILGGDSAYSFNQLREEGKCVYIGLSVLGYAETARAIGKIILGDINYSVYNTYRNISHASKNILKPLGLYIDELSAVITDEFVEILNKCRGAKIEITSAFQTSSDINKVNPDLCQQVFENSLNWYVMKQRMQEAAEDISNSIGTMESTKKTVRIEDGQELDLGSQRKVEELIVHPNIIKNLNVGQCILLRQQPTRIDLINVKYIDQDTINKNIKFYEYNNWINERIFQEKINEPVSDEEKGPLND